In one Candidatus Scalindua japonica genomic region, the following are encoded:
- a CDS encoding SCP2 sterol-binding domain-containing protein, producing MIEIKPGNSKKRPNIANGITPVEYFEQLIFPRVNLCPLPKIESLNTVIRFDIDGDSGGSWTIRVECGLLKRVVRNFPDTGLLINVSGLRPVSTFQMDSKTFVSILKREFTPQNAFFKRKVKISGDIMIALKMNVLVNYL from the coding sequence ATGATTGAGATAAAACCGGGTAATAGTAAAAAACGACCGAATATTGCAAATGGAATCACTCCGGTGGAGTATTTTGAGCAGTTGATTTTTCCACGTGTAAACCTATGCCCTTTACCCAAAATTGAGAGTCTTAATACTGTTATCAGGTTTGACATAGATGGTGACAGCGGTGGTAGTTGGACTATTAGAGTAGAATGTGGGCTCTTAAAACGTGTTGTAAGAAATTTTCCAGATACTGGATTGCTGATTAATGTATCGGGATTACGTCCGGTGTCAACATTTCAAATGGATAGTAAAACCTTTGTGTCTATTTTAAAGAGGGAGTTTACACCGCAAAATGCTTTTTTCAAGAGAAAGGTCAAGATATCAGGAGACATAATGATTGCCCTTAAGATGAATGTTCTTGTTAATTATTTATAG
- a CDS encoding response regulator, which yields MQKVLICDPDKLFRWNLRYVLESKGFVVQEASRPGEAIKYVLKEGFAVVVFNLQSDDLNGVQIFSAIKAIDYKLPVIIVTDGDVTLSSVSSIIHESFRLLQKPVGYNEIEEAVRDAIQVKVNSK from the coding sequence ATGCAAAAGGTTCTTATTTGTGATCCAGACAAGTTATTTAGATGGAATTTAAGATATGTGCTCGAATCAAAAGGCTTTGTTGTACAAGAAGCTTCCAGACCAGGTGAGGCAATAAAATATGTACTGAAAGAAGGATTTGCTGTTGTTGTCTTCAATCTGCAATCAGACGATTTAAACGGTGTGCAGATTTTCTCTGCTATAAAGGCGATTGATTATAAACTCCCGGTTATTATAGTTACAGACGGTGATGTGACATTATCTTCTGTCTCTTCTATAATTCATGAGTCATTTAGATTATTGCAAAAGCCGGTCGGCTATAATGAAATAGAAGAAGCTGTCCGTGATGCGATCCAGGTGAAAGTAAATAGTAAATGA
- a CDS encoding SDR family oxidoreductase, with translation MEKREKIILVTGSTGFLGSAITQRLLVSGCRLRLLIRKRDNDISQISFGWESLIKERILGDQFDDYSQEQYRVVGERFNNDTSLQELFFSNVEIIEGDITSSSLGLEKQEYRKLCNEVEDVFHCAAVTHFEMQGADEHMDVNVRGTENMLQFANSGKQKRFHYVSTAYVAGQQNCIIYENEMVNEPLFNNEYERSKFVAERLVIEYAKSNDIPYTIYRPGIIVGDSKTGATCRFDNLYLFVKVLFNIKNSFIKRKSGDLNNITIRVPGDPDTLINLVPIDYVADAIVVILKKRESIGQIYHITNPNPPRLCELRDLVITLLKIKGMHVEIDRELEKQSLSAVEKLFLRQTRSYYSYLFSRLRFDDCNTQDVLKSTGIICPVMTTELITVLIDYAVSHNWGEEERAVLQNLHV, from the coding sequence ATGGAGAAAAGAGAAAAAATAATTTTAGTAACAGGGTCAACTGGTTTTCTCGGTAGTGCTATTACGCAAAGACTTTTAGTTTCCGGTTGCAGGCTGAGATTGTTAATAAGAAAAAGAGATAACGATATTTCTCAAATCTCATTTGGTTGGGAAAGTTTGATTAAGGAGCGGATACTGGGAGATCAGTTTGACGATTACTCACAAGAACAATACAGAGTGGTTGGTGAACGATTCAATAATGATACATCACTTCAAGAATTGTTTTTTAGTAATGTAGAAATAATAGAGGGAGATATAACTTCCAGTAGTTTAGGATTAGAGAAACAAGAATACAGAAAGTTGTGTAATGAGGTAGAGGATGTCTTTCACTGTGCCGCAGTGACTCATTTCGAAATGCAGGGAGCTGATGAGCACATGGACGTTAATGTAAGAGGGACAGAAAACATGCTGCAGTTTGCTAATTCCGGTAAACAAAAGCGGTTTCATTATGTAAGTACCGCGTATGTGGCTGGCCAACAGAATTGCATCATTTACGAAAATGAGATGGTAAACGAGCCTCTATTTAATAATGAGTATGAAAGGAGTAAATTCGTTGCCGAGCGGCTTGTGATTGAGTATGCAAAAAGCAATGATATCCCATATACGATATACCGTCCGGGTATAATAGTAGGAGATTCTAAAACCGGGGCTACTTGTAGATTTGACAACCTATATCTTTTTGTGAAGGTGTTGTTCAATATAAAAAATTCTTTTATTAAGCGTAAAAGTGGAGATTTAAACAATATTACCATCAGGGTGCCTGGTGATCCTGATACCCTGATTAATCTTGTTCCTATCGATTATGTCGCTGATGCTATAGTTGTAATTTTAAAAAAGAGAGAGAGTATAGGGCAAATTTATCATATTACAAATCCAAATCCACCGCGACTCTGTGAATTAAGGGATTTGGTAATTACCCTCCTGAAAATCAAAGGTATGCATGTGGAGATTGATAGAGAACTTGAAAAGCAAAGCCTGAGTGCCGTAGAGAAATTGTTCCTTCGTCAGACAAGGTCTTATTACTCGTACCTTTTTAGCAGATTACGATTTGATGATTGCAACACTCAGGATGTTTTAAAAAGCACCGGTATTATTTGTCCTGTAATGACAACAGAATTAATCACTGTATTAATTGATTATGCTGTTTCTCATAATTGGGGAGAAGAAGAGCGAGCCGTGTTGCAAAACTTACATGTTTAG
- a CDS encoding SLC13 family permease, translated as MIAICLFITQTITRISPGVASVFVAMLLFVISKVDVEQMLEEIEWDTLLFFSGLFALVGVLEEKGVSEWLAHNVFLRAGDIPYFIVLMVLWVSGLTAGLLNNIPFTIAMVPIVKLMQESNPIPNNILWWALVLGTCFGGNLTILGASVNIVTVGIVKKYKHNISFLEFMRSETRLSGSLKKK; from the coding sequence GTGATAGCCATTTGCCTGTTTATCACTCAAACCATAACCCGAATATCACCTGGTGTGGCGTCTGTTTTTGTAGCTATGCTACTTTTTGTAATATCAAAGGTTGATGTAGAGCAAATGCTTGAAGAGATCGAATGGGATACCCTGCTCTTTTTTTCAGGTCTCTTTGCTCTGGTTGGTGTGCTGGAAGAAAAGGGGGTGAGTGAATGGCTGGCTCATAATGTGTTTCTGCGGGCGGGTGATATTCCTTATTTTATTGTGTTAATGGTATTATGGGTGTCGGGTTTAACAGCCGGATTATTGAATAATATTCCTTTCACCATTGCCATGGTACCTATCGTGAAACTCATGCAGGAATCAAATCCAATTCCCAATAATATTCTCTGGTGGGCGTTGGTCCTTGGGACCTGTTTTGGAGGAAACCTGACAATACTTGGTGCTTCGGTTAATATCGTTACCGTAGGGATTGTAAAAAAATATAAGCATAATATCAGTTTTCTTGAATTTATGAGATCAGAAACCAGACTGTCAGGATCCTTAAAGAAAAAATAA
- a CDS encoding efflux RND transporter permease subunit: MEWIAKIILKYRIVFLVLIGLLTGLFGYYAIKCKTDNSIEVWLKHNDPKLDYYYDFIDKFGDDEFLIIALDGDDLFTGKKIKLINDIATRLESIKGVRSVMSLASVYKDKLSAPYFKEVLKSNRARSVIEVFKEKILDDPMYINNVVSTDGETTAIIATVAKGSPESRVKLVKETREILRVVEIENNNGSSQPVLRKGMGKVNDPQKGFFLAGPSIVNTELDRMSQKDMRTFTPVMFAVAFVILVVLFKNISGVLIPAITISINIMWTVGLFVIFDNKMNMVSGMLIPLIFVISLATTVHILNRFYQEVKLSGDRRESIQKTVKYICVPCFLMCVTTSIGFLSLIASDVTPVKTTGIFMAAGIMMSFFVCITLVPGMLSLFPGWMSRPFMNIHKERGSSNKEFLGIYGFIGKFVKNNTIYIFVLSLVSVGIAIYGITKIEAESSIFESFPESSEIARSTEHIEQKLMGLIPMDIVIDAGNMGGIFQPDVLVKIEKLQDYLKGIPEVTKSVSVADYVKYLNKLLNKDNPDSQVITKDKAIDYVKLASLHGDSIVKSLYTEDHNEGRVSVRMQNVGSSRYKSIVNDIEGFIKVNFPLSVGCTITGIISLIMDMQGYLIESQIKTFTLAFVMIFICIALLLKSARIGMMSMIPNLIPIAITLGVMGYVGVNLDVATIMIASVAIGISVDDTIHFLYRFKEEFKKDRDHYLAIQRTLSGVGRALIFTTIVATCGFLVFCLSNFKAIQYFGLLTGITMVSAIVAVLLILPSCILLFKPRF; the protein is encoded by the coding sequence ATGGAGTGGATTGCAAAAATAATACTGAAATATCGTATAGTGTTTCTTGTCCTGATAGGGCTTTTAACCGGTTTGTTCGGGTATTATGCAATTAAATGTAAGACTGATAATTCCATTGAAGTATGGTTGAAACATAACGATCCGAAGCTTGATTATTATTACGACTTTATAGACAAGTTTGGGGATGATGAGTTTCTTATAATCGCACTTGATGGTGATGATCTTTTTACCGGTAAAAAGATTAAGTTAATTAATGATATAGCAACAAGATTGGAGTCGATTAAAGGTGTAAGGAGCGTAATGTCTTTAGCAAGTGTTTACAAGGATAAGTTGTCAGCCCCCTATTTTAAAGAGGTTTTAAAGAGTAACAGGGCAAGATCCGTCATTGAGGTTTTTAAAGAAAAGATTTTAGATGATCCGATGTACATTAATAATGTGGTATCAACCGATGGTGAAACAACTGCAATTATAGCGACAGTGGCAAAGGGATCACCGGAATCAAGAGTGAAACTGGTAAAAGAAACCAGGGAGATACTGAGGGTAGTAGAAATTGAAAATAATAATGGATCGTCTCAGCCTGTATTACGAAAAGGAATGGGTAAGGTAAATGACCCACAGAAAGGTTTCTTTCTGGCGGGCCCATCAATCGTAAATACAGAACTGGATCGAATGTCACAAAAAGACATGAGGACTTTCACTCCTGTAATGTTTGCAGTGGCGTTCGTTATACTTGTAGTACTTTTTAAAAATATTTCCGGTGTATTAATTCCAGCTATAACGATCAGCATTAATATTATGTGGACAGTTGGCTTGTTTGTTATTTTTGATAATAAGATGAATATGGTATCAGGGATGCTTATACCCCTTATTTTCGTAATTTCTCTGGCTACTACAGTACACATACTAAACAGGTTTTATCAGGAAGTTAAGCTTTCGGGGGACAGGAGAGAAAGTATACAGAAAACAGTCAAATACATATGTGTGCCCTGTTTTCTGATGTGTGTTACTACTTCAATTGGCTTCCTTTCACTGATAGCCAGTGATGTAACTCCGGTAAAAACTACCGGCATATTTATGGCTGCAGGAATAATGATGTCATTCTTTGTCTGTATAACTCTTGTTCCGGGCATGCTTTCTCTTTTTCCAGGATGGATGAGCAGGCCCTTCATGAATATTCACAAAGAACGTGGATCAAGCAATAAGGAATTCTTGGGCATCTACGGGTTTATTGGAAAGTTTGTTAAGAATAATACGATATATATTTTTGTTTTGAGTTTGGTGTCTGTTGGTATTGCGATTTATGGAATCACAAAGATTGAAGCTGAATCCAGCATATTTGAGTCGTTTCCTGAGAGCAGTGAGATAGCAAGATCAACGGAACATATTGAGCAGAAATTAATGGGACTTATTCCCATGGACATAGTTATTGATGCCGGAAATATGGGAGGCATTTTTCAGCCGGATGTTCTTGTAAAGATTGAGAAATTACAAGACTATTTAAAAGGAATACCTGAGGTGACTAAGAGCGTTTCTGTAGCGGATTATGTAAAATATCTAAACAAGTTACTCAATAAAGATAACCCCGATAGTCAGGTGATAACAAAGGATAAGGCGATTGATTATGTAAAGCTGGCCTCGCTTCATGGAGACAGTATAGTCAAAAGCCTTTACACGGAAGATCACAACGAAGGACGTGTTTCTGTAAGGATGCAGAACGTAGGTTCGTCCAGATACAAGTCGATAGTAAATGATATCGAAGGATTCATAAAGGTAAATTTTCCATTAAGTGTTGGTTGCACAATTACGGGCATCATTTCACTTATTATGGATATGCAGGGATACTTGATTGAAAGTCAGATAAAGACATTCACTCTGGCCTTTGTCATGATTTTTATATGCATTGCACTGCTATTGAAATCGGCAAGGATTGGCATGATGAGTATGATACCCAACCTGATTCCCATTGCTATTACCCTGGGTGTTATGGGATACGTGGGCGTAAATCTGGATGTTGCGACAATAATGATTGCGAGTGTCGCGATAGGGATATCGGTTGATGATACAATCCATTTTCTCTATCGTTTCAAAGAAGAATTTAAGAAAGACAGGGATCATTACCTTGCAATTCAGCGTACACTCTCCGGAGTAGGCAGGGCACTGATTTTTACTACCATTGTTGCAACATGTGGGTTCCTGGTTTTTTGTCTTTCGAACTTTAAGGCCATTCAATATTTTGGATTGCTGACTGGTATAACAATGGTTAGCGCAATTGTCGCTGTTTTACTTATTTTACCATCATGTATTTTATTATTTAAACCAAGGTTTTAG